A window of Mucilaginibacter sp. PAMC 26640 contains these coding sequences:
- a CDS encoding protein tyrosine phosphatase, with translation MPNLLFICSKNQWRSPTAELLFKNHSLHRARSAGTSDKARVRLNQKMIDWADEIFVMENRHREMVKQNFRLNGRVLTVLDIDDLYQFNDPELVEILRISLAEYL, from the coding sequence TTGCCCAACCTACTCTTCATCTGCAGTAAAAACCAATGGCGCAGCCCTACTGCCGAACTCCTTTTTAAAAACCACTCGCTGCACCGGGCGCGTTCGGCCGGGACAAGCGACAAAGCAAGGGTCCGGCTAAATCAAAAAATGATCGACTGGGCAGACGAAATCTTCGTTATGGAAAACCGGCACCGCGAAATGGTTAAGCAAAACTTCCGGCTGAATGGCCGGGTACTTACCGTGCTTGATATTGATGACCTTTACCAGTTTAACGATCCCGAGCTGGTGGAGATATTGCGGATAAGCCTTGCTGAGTATTTGTGA
- a CDS encoding peptidase S9: MLLLLLLAQNPAFAQIPSTHWAKDGYQYYKAMSGEIVVLDARDAAKKTVLVSKEMLTIPGQKAIMPRNFYLSEDGQKVLIYTNAKRVWRYATRGDYYVYDFSTKKLSKLGGNLPESSLMFAKFSPDATKVGYVSEHNIYVETLADHALKQLTADGTTKLINGTFDWAYEEEFFCRDGFRWSPDGKQLAYWQIDASKTKNYLMLNTTDSIYPFVKPVEYPIAGEPPSPFKIGVVSAEGGATKWMDIPTDPVLQSYVPRMEWAANNTDLIIQHLNRAQNQTDVMLCNVATGKATSIYHEEDAAWLDILPEWEAHYYYGGWDWFNKGKEFLWATEKDGWRHLYRISRDGKKQKLITSGNYDVMQINAIDEASGYVYFSASPTNATQKYLYRTKLDGSGKAERLTPMSQPGTHEYDVSPNGKAATHAFTNYYTEGANEVVSLPEHKTFDGSEKAAKAVIASAGAKEKSNVEFFKVKTEEGVEMDGWMQKPDNFDPTKKYPVVLYVYGEPWGQNVKDEFGVTNNFLYTGDMAKDGYIYMSIDNRGTPVPKGREWRKSIYKGIGTLNIRDLAMGTKQMLKQHAYLDSSRVAVWGWSGGGSSTLNLMFQYPEIFKTGISVAAVGNQLTYDNIYQERYTGVPVDDASRAVFTKGSPVTYAKNLRGNLLYIHGTGDDNVHYTNAEQLINELVKNNKQFQLMLYPNRTHGISEGPGTGMHLRTLYTDYLREHCPPGAR; the protein is encoded by the coding sequence ATGCTATTATTACTCCTGCTTGCGCAGAACCCTGCTTTTGCACAAATACCATCTACCCATTGGGCCAAAGATGGTTATCAGTACTACAAAGCGATGAGCGGTGAAATTGTGGTATTGGATGCCCGCGATGCTGCTAAAAAAACGGTGTTAGTAAGCAAAGAAATGCTGACCATTCCCGGTCAAAAAGCTATCATGCCAAGAAATTTTTATCTGTCGGAGGATGGGCAGAAAGTGCTGATCTATACCAACGCCAAAAGAGTTTGGCGCTACGCAACCCGCGGAGACTATTACGTTTACGATTTCTCTACCAAAAAATTAAGTAAACTTGGCGGCAATCTGCCCGAATCATCTTTGATGTTTGCCAAGTTTTCTCCCGATGCTACCAAAGTTGGCTATGTAAGTGAGCATAATATTTATGTAGAAACTTTGGCTGATCATGCGCTTAAGCAATTAACCGCTGATGGCACTACCAAGCTAATCAACGGCACTTTCGACTGGGCCTACGAGGAAGAATTCTTTTGCCGTGATGGTTTCCGCTGGAGCCCGGATGGCAAGCAACTGGCTTATTGGCAAATTGATGCCAGCAAAACCAAAAACTATTTAATGCTGAACACAACGGATTCCATTTATCCGTTTGTAAAACCGGTAGAGTACCCAATCGCCGGTGAACCGCCTTCTCCTTTTAAAATTGGAGTAGTTAGCGCCGAGGGCGGTGCAACCAAATGGATGGATATCCCAACTGATCCGGTATTGCAATCCTACGTTCCGCGTATGGAGTGGGCCGCAAATAATACAGACCTCATCATTCAGCATTTAAACCGCGCGCAAAATCAAACGGATGTAATGCTTTGTAATGTTGCTACAGGTAAAGCAACAAGCATTTACCACGAGGAAGATGCTGCCTGGCTGGATATATTACCCGAATGGGAAGCCCACTACTATTACGGTGGCTGGGACTGGTTTAATAAAGGCAAAGAGTTTTTATGGGCTACCGAAAAGGATGGCTGGAGACATTTGTACCGTATTAGCCGCGATGGCAAAAAGCAAAAGCTGATCACCAGCGGTAACTATGATGTAATGCAGATCAACGCTATTGATGAGGCTTCGGGCTATGTTTATTTTTCTGCATCGCCAACAAATGCTACGCAAAAATATTTGTACCGCACCAAACTGGATGGAAGCGGCAAAGCCGAACGCTTAACACCAATGAGCCAGCCCGGAACACACGAATATGATGTATCACCAAATGGGAAGGCAGCTACCCATGCTTTCACTAATTACTATACCGAAGGTGCAAATGAGGTAGTTTCCCTGCCGGAGCATAAAACGTTCGACGGTTCTGAAAAAGCTGCTAAGGCTGTGATCGCTTCCGCTGGCGCCAAAGAAAAATCAAATGTTGAATTTTTCAAGGTAAAAACTGAAGAAGGCGTGGAAATGGACGGCTGGATGCAAAAGCCAGACAATTTTGATCCAACTAAAAAATACCCGGTTGTGTTGTATGTGTATGGAGAGCCGTGGGGCCAAAATGTAAAAGATGAATTTGGCGTTACCAACAACTTTCTTTACACCGGCGATATGGCTAAAGATGGGTACATCTACATGTCGATAGATAACCGGGGCACACCGGTGCCTAAAGGCCGCGAGTGGCGCAAATCTATTTACAAAGGCATTGGCACACTTAATATCCGCGATTTGGCAATGGGTACCAAACAAATGCTAAAACAACACGCGTACCTGGATTCATCCCGGGTAGCTGTTTGGGGCTGGAGCGGTGGTGGCTCATCAACCTTAAACCTGATGTTTCAATACCCGGAGATCTTCAAAACCGGGATTTCTGTTGCAGCAGTAGGCAACCAGTTAACGTACGACAATATTTACCAGGAACGTTATACCGGCGTACCGGTAGATGATGCAAGCAGAGCGGTATTTACAAAGGGATCGCCTGTTACTTACGCCAAAAACTTAAGGGGTAACCTGTTGTACATTCACGGCACAGGCGATGACAATGTGCACTATACCAATGCCGAGCAATTGATAAATGAGCTGGTTAAAAACAATAAGCAGTTTCAGTTGATGCTATATCCTAACCGTACCCACGGAATTTCCGAAGGGCCGGGCACAGGTATGCATCTTCGTACACTTTATACCGATTATTTAAGAGAGCATTGCCCTCCAGGAGCCAGATAG
- a CDS encoding AsmA family protein has translation MPKWLKISLKILGALLLLLILIIVGVSVYIANNKKEVLAKVTQKLNENIDGTLSVSDINTSFFSNFPDASLKLKNVVIRDRQFPRHKHTLLNAKDFDVSVNAGALLHGVVSINNVSIHNAAIDLYTDSTGYSNTAVFKKNKKDTVKAHAGENSNSSTQLKKFGLNNVSFTINNQKANKLFNFQVNDLEGKMTYPDTGWHASVHLDVLAKSLAFNTKKGSFIKDRRVVSDLEGGYNEASGKINVHSDAFKIGDDSFGMNTLFVTGKGADSFTFHFTNDKLQWRSASSLLAANISKTLNRFNIEKPIKVDALISGSFGGGDPYFRVSSEIKDNRVTVPGAIIDDCNFNALFTNENVKGKGLTDENSVIRLTKFSGTYSDLPFNIDSGSITNLAVPIATGNFRANFPVSKLNTVGSGVAQLSNGTVDMNLQYKADVINLKLNKPVVKGAINLKNANIKYIPRNLNLTNTSISMLFVGNDLLLKNIRLQSGKSIVRMEGQVKNFLNLYYSAPEKILINWQVTSPQIYLAEFIGFLGATKPSAPTFKTANSGNVVNQLAKVLNTAKADMHMRINELHYRKFLATDVNADLLMSEDGIRINGVSLKNAGGSLKLTGNLVQKGNLNDFIMATDVNNVDIRSFFESFDNFGLKDLTSQNLRGFLSAKTSTTGSITNTGDVVKHSIRGKVKIDLRNGALINYGAIKSVGKFVFPFRDLNNIQLKPLQGDFDIKGDKIVINPMEISSSVLNVDVAGIYGLTSGTDIALDIPLRNPEKDKEITDAAELSKRRFKGIVVHIRAHEENGKLKIGWNGNHK, from the coding sequence ATGCCTAAGTGGTTAAAAATATCATTGAAGATCCTCGGAGCGCTACTGCTGCTTTTAATCCTGATAATAGTTGGGGTATCTGTTTATATAGCCAATAATAAAAAAGAAGTGCTTGCTAAGGTTACCCAAAAGCTAAATGAAAATATTGATGGCACGCTTTCCGTTAGTGATATCAATACATCATTTTTTTCAAACTTTCCGGATGCTTCTTTGAAGCTGAAAAATGTAGTGATCCGCGACAGGCAATTCCCACGCCACAAGCACACTTTACTGAATGCAAAAGATTTTGATGTATCGGTTAATGCCGGTGCATTACTCCATGGCGTAGTCAGCATAAATAATGTAAGTATTCACAATGCAGCGATCGATTTGTATACCGATAGTACAGGTTATAGTAATACAGCTGTTTTCAAGAAAAACAAAAAAGACACGGTTAAAGCGCATGCCGGCGAAAACAGTAATTCGTCGACCCAGTTGAAAAAGTTCGGATTAAATAATGTTAGCTTCACCATCAATAACCAAAAAGCCAATAAACTTTTCAACTTTCAGGTGAATGACTTAGAGGGGAAAATGACTTACCCCGATACTGGCTGGCATGCCTCGGTACATTTGGATGTGCTGGCAAAAAGCCTCGCATTTAATACTAAAAAGGGTAGTTTTATCAAGGATAGGCGAGTTGTGAGCGATTTGGAAGGCGGGTATAATGAGGCGAGTGGTAAAATTAATGTTCACTCTGACGCCTTTAAAATAGGTGACGATTCTTTTGGAATGAATACCTTATTTGTAACCGGTAAAGGTGCAGATAGCTTTACCTTTCATTTTACAAATGACAAACTCCAATGGCGAAGTGCCTCATCCTTGCTGGCGGCCAATATATCCAAAACACTGAATAGATTTAATATCGAAAAACCTATTAAGGTGGATGCCCTGATATCTGGTAGTTTTGGTGGCGGCGATCCGTATTTCCGGGTTAGCAGCGAAATTAAAGACAACAGGGTTACGGTTCCCGGGGCTATCATAGATGACTGTAATTTTAACGCGTTGTTTACCAATGAGAATGTTAAAGGAAAGGGCTTAACTGATGAAAACTCAGTGATCCGGTTGACGAAGTTCAGCGGTACCTACAGCGATCTGCCATTTAATATCGATAGCGGAAGCATCACGAATCTCGCGGTTCCTATTGCTACCGGTAACTTCCGTGCTAATTTTCCGGTATCAAAATTAAATACGGTAGGCAGCGGCGTTGCGCAACTTAGCAACGGTACGGTTGATATGAACCTGCAATACAAGGCAGACGTAATCAATTTAAAATTGAACAAACCGGTGGTAAAAGGCGCCATCAATTTAAAAAACGCTAATATTAAATACATCCCGCGTAATCTTAATTTAACCAATACTTCTATCTCAATGTTATTCGTTGGTAATGATCTGCTACTTAAAAATATCCGCCTGCAAAGCGGCAAAAGCATTGTGAGGATGGAAGGCCAGGTAAAAAACTTTTTGAACCTGTACTATAGTGCGCCGGAAAAAATTCTGATCAATTGGCAGGTGACAAGTCCGCAAATTTATTTAGCAGAATTCATTGGCTTTTTGGGCGCAACCAAGCCGTCTGCCCCAACATTCAAAACGGCCAACAGCGGCAATGTAGTCAATCAGTTAGCAAAAGTTTTAAATACGGCTAAAGCAGATATGCACATGCGGATTAACGAATTACATTACCGGAAATTTTTGGCAACCGATGTGAATGCCGATCTGCTGATGTCGGAGGATGGTATCAGGATAAACGGTGTAAGCCTTAAAAATGCGGGAGGCTCTTTAAAATTAACCGGCAACCTGGTTCAAAAAGGTAACCTGAACGATTTTATCATGGCTACAGATGTTAATAATGTGGATATTCGCTCATTTTTTGAATCCTTTGATAATTTTGGACTGAAAGATTTAACGAGCCAGAATTTAAGAGGCTTTTTATCGGCTAAGACCAGTACCACGGGATCTATTACCAATACCGGCGATGTGGTGAAACACTCTATCAGAGGTAAAGTAAAAATAGATCTGAGAAATGGTGCACTGATTAATTACGGTGCGATCAAGAGTGTTGGTAAATTTGTATTCCCTTTCCGCGATTTGAATAATATACAACTGAAACCACTGCAGGGAGATTTTGACATTAAGGGTGATAAGATCGTTATTAACCCGATGGAGATTAGTTCAAGTGTGCTTAACGTTGATGTTGCCGGTATATACGGGCTAACCAGCGGTACAGACATTGCACTGGATATACCGCTAAGAAACCCCGAAAAAGATAAAGAGATCACCGATGCCGCCGAATTGTCAAAAAGGCGTTTTAAAGGGATTGTGGTACACATTCGCGCGCATGAAGAAAATGGTAAATTGAAAATAGGCTGGAATGGAAACCATAAATAA
- a CDS encoding cyclic nucleotide-binding protein, giving the protein MTEIRLEELKAIPVLSEVPDNQLQWLMEAGEMMELQQGERMFDVGEPIDKTSIILEGRIRMCVLQNGKLRELAVMKEQGITGYLPFSRAKNTPGFGECVKKARIFRVPASKIKEGTQLHYELTEALVHTMTSRIRDFTSLQQQNEKMFALGKLSAGLAHELNNPASAIVRGASSLQSQVQRLPVIFKDVAALSIAPEKIDTINQILISKTQQTDRPALTMMQRADQEDALADWLGEHGIKDFDIAENFTEFGFTPDDLEHMNNCTPMPQLNVVLEWMNNYLLEEKMISDIRESSQRISELVSSVKTFTHMDRDTDKQLLDIHAGIRNTLTMLNYKLKKNNIKYVEKFDTSLPQVKAMAGELNQVWTNIIDNAIDAMETNGGGELEIRTQQDGPFVCVYIKDNGPGIPQEIQSQVFDPFFTTKDMGKGTGLGLDVVTRIIRQHNGTVKVNSVPGVTEFTVCFPINDN; this is encoded by the coding sequence ATGACCGAAATAAGATTAGAAGAGCTAAAAGCCATCCCTGTACTAAGTGAAGTACCCGATAACCAGCTGCAATGGCTAATGGAAGCCGGTGAAATGATGGAGCTGCAACAGGGCGAACGGATGTTTGATGTAGGTGAGCCTATTGATAAAACGAGCATTATTTTGGAAGGACGCATCCGGATGTGCGTTTTACAAAACGGCAAACTACGTGAGCTTGCCGTAATGAAAGAGCAAGGTATTACGGGTTATCTTCCGTTTTCGCGTGCAAAAAACACTCCAGGTTTCGGCGAATGTGTTAAAAAGGCGCGCATCTTCCGGGTTCCTGCCAGTAAGATAAAAGAAGGCACTCAACTTCATTACGAACTTACCGAAGCGCTGGTTCACACCATGACCAGCCGCATCCGCGATTTCACTTCGCTGCAGCAGCAAAACGAAAAGATGTTTGCCCTGGGTAAATTGTCGGCCGGGCTGGCGCATGAACTTAACAACCCGGCATCGGCCATTGTTCGTGGCGCATCATCCCTGCAAAGCCAGGTACAAAGGCTGCCCGTAATATTTAAAGATGTAGCGGCACTCAGCATCGCACCCGAAAAAATAGACACCATTAATCAGATCCTCATTAGTAAAACCCAGCAAACCGACCGGCCGGCATTAACCATGATGCAGCGAGCCGACCAGGAAGATGCTTTAGCCGATTGGCTGGGCGAACACGGCATCAAAGATTTTGATATAGCCGAAAACTTCACCGAATTTGGCTTTACGCCGGATGATTTGGAACATATGAACAACTGCACGCCTATGCCGCAGCTGAATGTAGTTTTGGAGTGGATGAACAATTACCTGCTGGAAGAGAAGATGATCTCGGACATAAGGGAATCATCGCAGCGAATTTCTGAGCTGGTGAGTTCGGTTAAAACCTTTACCCATATGGATAGGGATACCGACAAGCAATTGCTGGATATCCATGCCGGCATTCGCAACACATTAACCATGCTTAACTACAAGCTAAAAAAAAATAACATTAAGTATGTTGAAAAATTTGACACCAGCCTGCCGCAGGTAAAAGCAATGGCCGGCGAACTGAACCAGGTTTGGACCAACATTATTGACAATGCTATTGATGCGATGGAAACAAATGGCGGCGGCGAACTGGAGATTCGTACGCAGCAGGATGGACCTTTTGTTTGTGTATATATAAAAGATAATGGCCCGGGCATCCCACAGGAAATACAATCGCAGGTCTTCGACCCGTTTTTTACTACAAAAGATATGGGCAAAGGAACCGGGCTAGGGCTGGATGTGGTAACGCGCATTATTCGCCAGCATAATGGCACCGTAAAAGTGAATTCGGTACCAGGCGTTACAGAATTTACGGTGTGCTTCCCTATAAACGATAATTAA
- a CDS encoding fused response regulator/thioredoxin-disulfide reductase translates to MSLPIIFVIDDDQQVLRAISRDLKNHYRENYRILSTDSANEALESLLDLKNKGEIVALFLSDQRMPEMEGVDFLCKTTGFFPNAKRVLLTAYADTDAAIKAINEVKLDYYLTKPWDPPEEKLYPILTDLLEDWQGNYRPDFKGIKVIGYQFSPKSHDIKEFLSGYLVPYMWLDANSDEAKKLSQLNTLDAKDLPAIIFADGTLLKTPTVTDIATKIGLSQSVKNELYDVVIIGAGPAGLAASVYGASEGLKTLLIERKSPGGQAGTSSRIENYLGFPAGLSGADLTRRAITQSTRFGTDFLTPKSVKEIKLKDNYKTVVMDDGSEVVTKSVVITTGVDYRQLTTPGVEKFTGAGIYYGAAMTEAASCKDATVYIVGGGNSAGQGAMYLSKFAKQVYILIRKESLAATMSSYLIDQIAGVANITLLPCSEITEAMGENRLQQLMIKNLDNGEVSAKDADALYIFIGAKPFTEWLGKDVIKNDKGFVETGRDLNNCQDFGKMWKANRDPYLLETSIPGIFAAGDVRAGAMNRVASAVGEGSMAISFVHKYLNEI, encoded by the coding sequence ATGAGCCTACCCATCATATTTGTTATAGACGATGATCAGCAGGTGCTGCGGGCAATAAGCCGGGACCTGAAAAATCACTACCGCGAAAACTATCGCATCCTGAGTACAGACTCGGCCAACGAGGCTTTGGAAAGCCTTCTGGATCTAAAGAATAAGGGCGAGATTGTGGCCTTGTTTTTATCAGACCAGCGGATGCCCGAAATGGAAGGGGTAGATTTTCTGTGCAAAACCACCGGCTTTTTCCCCAATGCCAAAAGGGTATTGTTAACCGCTTATGCTGATACGGATGCGGCTATCAAAGCCATTAACGAGGTTAAACTGGATTATTACTTAACCAAGCCATGGGACCCGCCTGAAGAAAAGCTTTACCCTATTTTAACAGATTTGCTGGAAGACTGGCAGGGTAACTACAGGCCGGATTTTAAAGGAATAAAAGTGATCGGCTACCAGTTTTCGCCCAAATCACACGATATCAAAGAATTTTTATCTGGCTACCTGGTACCCTATATGTGGTTGGATGCCAATTCTGATGAGGCCAAAAAGCTGTCGCAACTAAACACTTTGGATGCGAAAGACCTGCCCGCCATAATTTTTGCTGATGGAACTTTGCTGAAAACACCAACAGTAACCGATATTGCTACAAAGATTGGGCTGAGCCAGTCTGTAAAGAATGAACTATATGATGTAGTGATCATTGGTGCCGGTCCTGCCGGGCTGGCGGCCTCTGTTTACGGCGCATCCGAAGGGCTAAAAACTTTGCTGATAGAACGGAAATCGCCGGGCGGCCAGGCGGGTACCAGTTCAAGAATTGAAAATTACCTGGGCTTTCCTGCGGGTTTAAGCGGGGCAGACCTGACCAGAAGAGCCATTACCCAATCCACCCGTTTTGGTACCGATTTTTTAACGCCAAAATCGGTTAAAGAAATCAAACTGAAAGACAATTACAAAACCGTTGTAATGGATGATGGCAGCGAAGTAGTAACCAAATCTGTAGTGATCACTACGGGCGTTGACTACCGGCAGCTCACCACCCCGGGCGTAGAAAAATTTACCGGCGCAGGCATTTATTACGGTGCTGCCATGACCGAAGCCGCATCCTGCAAAGACGCTACAGTATACATTGTGGGTGGCGGTAATTCTGCGGGCCAGGGAGCAATGTACCTTTCTAAGTTTGCAAAGCAGGTGTATATTTTAATCCGGAAAGAAAGCCTTGCAGCTACCATGTCATCCTACCTGATAGACCAGATAGCCGGGGTAGCTAATATAACCTTACTTCCTTGCAGCGAAATTACCGAAGCCATGGGCGAGAACCGTCTCCAACAGCTAATGATTAAAAATTTAGATAATGGCGAGGTTAGCGCTAAAGACGCAGATGCGCTTTACATTTTTATTGGCGCCAAACCATTTACCGAGTGGCTGGGCAAGGATGTGATAAAAAATGATAAAGGCTTTGTAGAAACCGGTCGGGATTTAAATAATTGCCAGGATTTTGGTAAAATGTGGAAAGCCAACCGCGACCCGTACCTGCTGGAAACCAGTATACCCGGCATTTTTGCTGCTGGGGATGTACGGGCCGGAGCGATGAACAGGGTAGCTTCCGCTGTGGGTGAAGGATCCATGGCCATAAGTTTTGTACACAAATATTTAAATGAGATCTAA
- a CDS encoding transglutaminase: MPEFKIQHVTKYSYDNFVRDSANKIILFPIVDIYQDVLKHDLVITGHPQVDTYIDYYGNEVGSFTYSEPHNLLVINSQVSVNTHHRPLPTDAVDALTQWDELYSIKYIVPYIDFLKQEYFEGLSELFPIVEGERKTNDTPYQAALKFTEYVYRNFEYIKGVTTVETTLDEIWGLKAGVCQDFAHILMVMLRLVGIPARYVSGYICPNRDGMRGEGATHAWAEAYLPGYGWLGLDPTNNCVANEMHVRLAVGRNFSDCSPVKGVYKGSARHILEVKVSVGYEDSHLPAEKDIFIVSTFPKAEEKTVSRNSYERYMEIIQQQQQQQQ; the protein is encoded by the coding sequence ATGCCCGAATTTAAGATCCAGCACGTTACTAAATATTCTTACGATAACTTTGTACGTGATAGCGCCAACAAGATCATTTTGTTCCCTATTGTTGACATTTATCAGGATGTTTTAAAACACGACCTGGTTATTACCGGCCACCCGCAAGTTGATACCTACATTGACTACTATGGCAATGAAGTGGGTAGCTTTACCTATAGCGAACCGCATAATCTTTTAGTGATCAATTCCCAGGTATCCGTAAACACCCATCACCGCCCGCTGCCAACAGATGCAGTAGATGCCCTTACCCAATGGGATGAGTTATACAGCATTAAATACATTGTGCCCTATATAGATTTTTTGAAACAAGAGTATTTTGAAGGGCTGAGTGAATTGTTCCCCATAGTGGAGGGTGAGCGTAAAACCAATGATACCCCCTACCAGGCTGCCCTAAAATTTACCGAGTATGTATATCGGAACTTTGAATACATAAAAGGGGTAACAACAGTAGAAACTACACTTGATGAGATCTGGGGGCTTAAAGCCGGTGTATGCCAGGATTTTGCCCATATTTTAATGGTGATGTTGCGTTTGGTTGGCATCCCGGCGCGCTATGTAAGCGGCTATATTTGCCCTAACCGCGATGGTATGCGTGGCGAAGGTGCTACCCATGCCTGGGCAGAGGCGTATTTACCAGGTTACGGCTGGCTTGGATTAGACCCCACCAATAATTGTGTTGCCAACGAAATGCACGTACGCCTGGCAGTTGGCCGCAACTTTAGCGACTGTTCCCCGGTTAAAGGGGTGTATAAAGGTTCGGCCCGCCATATCCTGGAAGTGAAAGTATCCGTTGGTTATGAAGACAGCCATTTACCCGCAGAAAAAGATATATTTATCGTTTCAACATTTCCAAAAGCCGAAGAAAAAACGGTGTCGAGAAACAGTTATGAACGGTACATGGAAATAATTCAGCAGCAGCAACAACAGCAGCAATAA
- a CDS encoding peptidase translates to MTYCLGIKVKEGLIAIADTRITTGTDITIKKKITIVQKEHYSLFIMTSGLRSVRDKAIVYFDELLETAEFGKLYQAVNAFGQQVRRVADEDRATLEKTGFKFDLHTIIGGQLKDDDEHKLFLLYPEGNWVELGLGAPFVVIGNSGHGKAILNRVLHEDSDMRLALKAGFLSFDSTRVSSNNVDFPIDVALYKKGTFDLVEQRYTQKDLEDISAKWDEELRNALMNIPGEWMDKAFKKLPV, encoded by the coding sequence ATGACTTACTGTTTAGGAATTAAGGTTAAGGAAGGATTGATTGCTATTGCTGATACGCGTATTACTACCGGTACAGATATCACCATAAAGAAAAAGATCACGATTGTTCAAAAGGAACATTATTCTTTGTTTATAATGACCAGTGGTTTGCGGTCTGTGAGGGATAAAGCGATAGTTTATTTTGACGAGCTATTGGAAACTGCGGAATTTGGCAAACTTTACCAGGCTGTAAACGCTTTCGGGCAGCAAGTTAGGCGGGTAGCTGACGAGGATCGCGCTACTTTGGAGAAAACTGGTTTTAAGTTTGATCTGCATACCATTATAGGCGGCCAACTAAAAGACGACGATGAGCACAAACTTTTTTTACTGTATCCTGAAGGCAACTGGGTGGAATTAGGACTCGGCGCCCCCTTTGTAGTAATAGGCAATTCGGGGCATGGTAAGGCCATACTAAACCGGGTTCTTCACGAAGATTCGGATATGAGGCTGGCGCTAAAAGCTGGCTTTTTATCGTTCGACAGCACCCGGGTGAGCAGTAATAATGTAGATTTCCCAATTGACGTGGCTCTTTATAAAAAGGGAACATTTGACCTGGTGGAACAACGCTATACGCAAAAAGACCTGGAAGATATTTCTGCCAAGTGGGATGAAGAACTAAGAAACGCCCTGATGAATATCCCGGGGGAATGGATGGATAAAGCATTTAAAAAACTACCAGTATAG
- a CDS encoding transglutaminase, translated as MKLKVSAELEYDVKAPSTLILNVHALRTAHQTVITEQLEISPYVKIEELNAVNGENRFIRLDIPDPGLINIKYDALVDNYYEVKDHSNVLEIPVAKFDPSVLPYLNPSRYCQSDKLYRLANNTFGHIRTSFEQVFAITDWIYKNVEYLSGFTNSETSAYDTVTQQAGVCRDFAHLGIALCRALTIPARYFTGYAYQLRPQDFHACFEAYLGGDWVLFDATRLIPLNGLVKIATGRDAADAAIASIFGDVFCTNIKAACEYADENAFKPIYYTRSIFDGVTYL; from the coding sequence ATGAAACTTAAAGTATCGGCCGAGTTGGAATATGATGTAAAAGCTCCGAGCACCTTAATATTAAACGTACATGCACTAAGAACCGCACATCAAACTGTTATCACCGAGCAACTGGAGATATCCCCCTATGTTAAAATTGAAGAACTAAATGCCGTAAACGGTGAAAACCGTTTTATCAGGCTGGATATCCCGGATCCCGGCCTCATCAATATTAAATACGATGCACTGGTTGATAATTACTACGAGGTTAAAGATCATTCTAACGTGCTTGAGATACCGGTTGCCAAGTTTGATCCATCTGTATTGCCATACCTCAATCCCAGCCGTTATTGCCAGAGCGATAAATTATACCGTTTAGCAAATAATACGTTCGGCCACATCCGCACCTCTTTTGAACAGGTGTTTGCTATCACAGACTGGATTTATAAAAACGTAGAATATTTAAGCGGCTTCACCAATTCCGAAACATCAGCCTACGATACCGTTACGCAGCAAGCAGGCGTATGCCGGGATTTTGCGCATTTAGGTATCGCGCTTTGCAGGGCGCTAACTATTCCGGCCCGTTACTTTACTGGTTATGCCTACCAGTTGCGCCCGCAAGATTTCCATGCCTGTTTTGAAGCTTATCTCGGTGGAGATTGGGTATTATTTGATGCCACACGGCTTATTCCGCTGAATGGCTTGGTTAAGATTGCAACCGGCAGAGATGCTGCAGATGCCGCCATTGCCAGCATCTTCGGTGATGTTTTTTGTACCAATATAAAGGCTGCCTGCGAATATGCCGACGAAAATGCCTTTAAACCGATTTATTATACCCGAAGTATTTTTGACGGCGTTACTTATTTATAA